Below is a window of Colias croceus chromosome 15, ilColCroc2.1 DNA.
gttaatttttaattgtgagaGTAATTTTGAATAACAAAGTGGGAAGCTAACTTGAAATGAAACatagtacattttatttgtatttttcacGTCACTTGTAATAGCTGTCTGCTATGAACTTGTAATAGCCCTCTCTGAACTGGTTGcagtttcaattttatatgctttatcatgattcataataattgttatacaAATCAGTaccaatagttcctgagacTATAACATTCAATGAAACAAACTGCAGCtttttattatagactagcggtccgccctggcttcacccgtggtacatatttcgcaattaaggtagcctatgttctttctcagggccTAAAGATTGTCAGTTCCAAAtctcatcaaaatcggtctagtagtttatgcgtgaaaaccattacatacatacataccaacctttcctctttataatattagtgtagaagaattgccaaatttattttataagtattgttataattatgaatGTAGAAATATTctctataattattgtatgacattaatttattgtggCATTTGAAAATGCtagaaattaagttttaattttgaaaaaggtgaatattagtaagataaaatcttctaaaatgtgtgtattttatttgcattaaccttactaattataatttttaaccacCTCGGACCTCtggtatattaattatgagtAGAGAACTGAAGAATTACTCCATTTAGTTCCATATTGGCGCcaacataaacaaaaatcgGTCCAACAGGCTGATCTATTTCTATccaaagaaaatcgatcaatgAAACACAGTGCCCATCAATGAAACACAGTGCCCCTCATCGCCACATCCCACAAGTGGACCCgggaatttttataataattattttctcatttaaaaataaaagttgtaAAATCCATATTAAAGGGGgtacaaagaaaaaacaaaatgcaaGTCTGATTTTTTATTGCTGTTACAGCATCCGtttataatacaaacaatCATTACCGCTTATGTTTCACTAGTGAAGATCCAAATCAATCACTTGTACGATTTTTAATCCCTTTTCGCGCTCAggtcattttaatattgttcatgaaaaaatatatccgTGTCTATGCTGCTGACGTCTATGATCCACGTTcgaaatcttaaaaaaataaacttaaacctATTTAAGTACTTAAACACAAACCAATCCgatgtttttcaaaaaaaaaaaaatatcaacaacGGAAGATCAACTTGGTATTTGGAGGGCAGTGCGCATTTGATGTTAAAAAATTCTAAACCTAGCGTATAAATAGGCCAATTCACACTTCTTCCGACGTACGATATTTGTGACCGACACGACATGTCGTGAGGTGTAAATTGGCAGTAGTCAAGACTAGATTGGAGAACAAAAAATGTCACAATCTCGTATGTAATACGTGTTATTTTAGATTTTCCGTCGAATGTGCGTTAAATCTACAGTTCAATAGTCATtacttgtaaaattaaacatcaaatcatcatttttgtatcaaaaacttaaattaaaaatattttagaagttATCCTTGATCGGACATTACAATTATCATAGTCTACGAAACAATAGAGTTAAATTGTTTAAGTAATTAGTAAATGCGAAAAAAGAATGGAAGAAATTATGGAAGCGTAATCTCAAAGTAGGCGGTACTTATTAGCGAATCTCtaacatgaaaatatttagtccATTAGAATAGTACAAGAACATAGAAGTAGCAAATAGAAAAGATTAAAGTTAGTTGTATTTTTGGAAAGAAGAAAAgggaatttaaattttatgtgagATTCGCCCATGTGTACTACGCCTTAAAACAACCACGGCCACACTAACATgcaatatctattaaaaattatcttaaaaattaatttgcacATTTAGGATTTAGAATTAAAGCTCAATTCAGTACTTTGGAAAATAAACCTACGAACATGACCTCCCAACTCAGAGAAAAAAATCATTTccctataaattattaattaatgccACAGGTATTGCATGTTAGTTTCAAACAGccacatatttttcaaatgcacatctttttttaaagaattttagCGTTTGTGTGGAAAAAGTATTGCCAACattccaaaaataaaatgtatctatGCATTTAACTTTTCGAGGAACCATGTGCTGTATTCCaatgtatgtaagtatggatAAAAATGTGTACGAGTAATTATGTTCTCTCCTTCGACTGAGAGAAATTTTGCGTCAGATtgagagaaaaaaataatatttaagccTCGTccacattttttcataaacaacCATATTTCGGTCTGGCAACGATGGCATAACTTTAACTGACAGGTGTCAAAACTAAAAACGTCACTGTCATGGTTTCCCCCGTTTTTTATCAACAATATTATCAGCGTAGCGTCCCAACAAAGCATCGtcgtaataaaatttaaaacaacgaaTGTATAATTTCCTAAGTATACCCGCTAACACATTGAAACATTTCGCTCCAGTATGAAATTTTGTCTTACTTTTGATTTTCATGATGACGTCATATTACTTAACGAAACGCTTCAATGTATTACGAATCGCTTACACATTACAAAAGTAGTATCAAAAAGTTATATTCTCATTATTCAATGAAGCTCTTAAATTTGTAAGGACCTTTTTAATCACTAGTACTAACGTTACAACAACGAAACAATTGAGACGCCATTTCGGCTAGAGATAAAAAAGTATATCTCTAAAGAGTATTTACTTGTCATGGGACAAAACGATTTTGTACTTCATTGACTTATCTAGAACCAACGCTCGAGCGACGCTACGCCGTAACAAAAAAGAATCCAAGTAATTATTAGAACTAGAAAAAACACGAATCAGATCATTTTGTACAATTTATcacatgaataaaataaaaactcagCAGCGAGCGAATGGAAGGACTGAACGAACGGTAAAATTATTCGTTCAAATATCTCCAAAAAAATACTATGACTAGCGCAGTTTAATACGTATTTGTACCTAACTTATTCCGAgggtatttatgtattatgcGTACAAAGGATATCGGACGAATAATCTTATcatcaatgaaaaaataaacgcTCTTTAACACGGTATCGTTGTCTCACCGATGCCTGTATGGGGGTCCAAGTGAGAAACTATagagaaacaaatattgaGATCAGTGAATCTCCCATACAGATGTCGGTGAGGCGTTTTCAGGCGGTCCAAGCTCGGTCTTTACTTTAGGGCTGATATTGGAGCGGTGACGGATTTGCTGGCCtttgatattttaagaaataaaaaatgttattttgccATAATGCCAGTTTAGTTTCTTACGACACACAATTGcatgtttcaaatatttaaatgaagaaTTTAAATGCATGTTTGTCTATAATCTCATAAATAATACTGATAGTATAGGAAAATCGTCCTTAAATCCGACATATTGCATCTGCAAATTTTTAAGAAACCCAAAAAATACTGATGACATTTTAATCtagtagaaaaaataaaaacctgccAGTCAAAAAGGTCTCCGCTCAAACATCCACTAATTCCGAGTCGTTAAAAAATACAACCGTCAACAGTGTGACGTcacattgaaatattttcaagaGCAATGCGACACTTGTACATTAGATATCTTGAACGGTCACTTCAACAGAACCAAAGGTTAACCTTGTAACAACACTGAACACCATTCACGattctattatttatcaacATTTCACTATTGCAATTCATTCACTTTCAAGACGGGTTATAACGTCCAATTTTCAACATTTTGCACTTTTTCCAGATGTTTCTTCATGGTAATGACTTGCAATGCCCCTCTGTAGATCTTAGAAGCACTATAGTCCATGTGTTGTTTAGGCATCCGAACATAGTTGTTTTGGTGTGTAAACGGACGCGTTGGGATCGAGCGGCGAACCATCGCTTAGCCGCAACTTTGACACTGTTCCGGAGACTGGCGTAACGAACTCCGTCGGCATGACTGCTAGCATTTGAGCTTTCAGttcttctatttctttttcttgtcTTGATATTAAACCTGGAATGAGGCGTGATGAATAATTCATGGTGACGCTTATTTGCTTTTATcgatttttaatacaattttaaatcgtTAATATACTATGAACAACCAGATGTACAAATGTCTGAACACTGTTGATTAAAACAtcaattattgaaattaacaTCTTATTTTGTGGCACTAAGGttcaaagtatttattaaaactctCATTAAAACCTAAAACACAGATAGGCAGAGATTTGTTTTGGACAATTTTTAGCACGATTGTCAGTTTAGTTAGAAAATGACTTGTGTGCTGGATACAGAAAGATTATCACCTACTTGTTCATAGAGAAAATATCCCATACTCCCACactaatgaatattttgatatacTTTTAATAACAGCAAATGGACTTTTTAAACAAACCTACAAACATAACCAATACAAAGGTACAATACATGAGGCGgtgatatataaatataaaaaatcatatataCATCAAATAGTATCATTATTAGCAGTATTTACCTTCCTGTATATGCATATGCCGCTTAGCGTCCCCTAGCGCAGACAACAGATCCAACTTGACCCTCGTCTCTGCAGATAACGAGCGCTCTAAATGCGCGGCTCGTTCCTGCAACGCGTTCCACGCGTGCGCCTGCGCAGCCGCCGCTGCTGCTGCTGCGCCTGCGCCTGCTGCGTCCGATTCTTCCTGCCGCGCTTCTAGCGTTCGCACCTGTATACATAAGAGAAATGAGTGTGTGGCTTTGTGTAGTGTATCTATGAAATAGATATATACATTGTCTCACGTACACCAGTGGTGGGGATAGCTTATAGCTcatcaaaccctagaaaatactagCTTATAGCTGTCATTAGTCAGTCGACGGCCAATACCGGACCGGAATGGACGTGTTCCCGCACTATTGAGTGTAGTAGTGAGCCAGTGCAATTCTACATCTATACGTACTGTAAGTACAGTACACTTTGTATGCACATTTACACGGGTAAGTAAACACTTGGCTTCCGCACGCGTACACGCACGTACGCACAAGTATGAACGTATACGCACGCAATATTATACGTTCATGTACGTACACTTTTGTAAGacttgaaaaaattaattttacatacacataaaaataagatttctTTATGTGTATGTAGCTACTTTATTAGTAACAAGATCACTTTTCTCATTttttaaagctattgcatagcttctatcgcgggccttgagcgcggggaccgaatcgagaaattccgtaacgaaaaaacctcacgctccccactccgacgagcggaggtgtggcttgaaggcatagcatgcaatagctttaccgcggcagtccccgagtgccacaggtcgttttttttttaattatttttttcttctgaATCTTCTCTTTTCCCTTCTCACCTGGTCGGCGGCATGCGAAAGGTCTCGCTGCAGGCGGTCAGCTCGTTCCCGCGCACGCTGCAGCTCGCGGCGCAGTGCCGCAGCTTCCGCTTCCTGCGCGCTCAGCCGCGACCTGCACCGTACGCTCTCGCACTCGCCactatagaaaaaaaaaaaccattaattaacaaaaacaaaaaaatgtgtgcgtgtaccagtgtacacacgtaagaagtgaaactactttatcccattgagccccaagcggcccgatcggtccacgtcAAAATAGAtcttctattgtgtctgtgattccggggcctgagttattaattactaaaaacaaaaaaattagtgtgtgtactagtgtacactgtacacacgttagaagtgaaacttctttatgaccttattttttaaaaaataatttactatatgcaactttacagaatcacgcgtggtagggataagaaaaagatggcgcgtaacggaaaaatgtcacgcgtaacgaaaaaatgttacactcaatttttttccaaccccgataaagaagtttcacttcaaaaaaattactaaaaactacaaaaaaataatgtccgtgaacttagcagagcatttttagcagatcaaaaaaataatgtgagttcttatcgcgtgcagttgagttctatagttcctgatactttttagaaatagttctggcgtttttacctgaaaaaacgacatttgaaaaaatgatctgccaacttcccgtagcagagcatttttagcagatcaaaaaaataatgtgagttcttatcgcgtgcagttgagttctagagttcctgatactttttagaaatagttctggcgtttttacctgaaaaaacgacatttgaaaaaatatcttagcagagcatttttagcagatcaaaaaaataatgtgagttcttatcgcgtgcagttgagttctagagttcctgatactttttagaaatagttctggcgtttttacctgaaaaaacgacatttgaaaaaataacgtagcagagcatttttagcggatcaaaaaaataatgtgagttcttatcgcgtgcagttgagttctagagttcctgatactttttagaaatagttctggcgtttttacctgaaaaaacgacatttaaaaaaatgatctgccaacttcccgtactagataatttttagcggatcaaaaaaataatgtgagttcttatcgcgtgcagttgaattctagagttcctgatactttttagaaatagttctggcgtttttacctgaaaaaacgacatttgaaaaaataacttagcagagcatttttagcggatcaaaaaaataatgtgagttcttatcgcgtgcagttgagttctagagttcctgatactttttagaaatagttctggcgtttttacctgaaaaaacgacatttgaaaaaataacttagcagagcatttttagcggatcaaaaaaataatgtgagttcttatcgcgtgcagttgagttctagagttcctgatactttttagaaatagttctggcgtttttacctgaaaaaacgacatttgaaaaaatgatctgccaacttcccgtagcagagcatttttagcggatcaaaaaaataatgtgagttcttatcgcgtgcagttgagttctagagttcctgatactttttagaaatagttctggcgtttttacctgaaaaaacgacatttaaaaaaatgatctgccaacttcccgtactagataatttttagcggatcaaaaaaataatgtgagttcttatcgcgtgcagttgagttctagagttcctgatactttttagaaatagttctggcgtttttacctgaaaaaacgacatttgaaaaaataacttagcagagcatttttagcggatcaaaaaaataatgtgagttcttatcgcgtgcagttgagttctagagttcctgatacttttttagaaatagttctggcgtttttacctgaaaaaacgtcatttgaaaaaataacttagcagagcatttttagcggatcaaaaaaataatgtgagttcttatcgcgtgcagttgagttctagagttcctgatactttttagaaatagttctggcatttttacctgaaaaaacgacatttgaaaaaatatcttagcagagcatttttagcagatcaaaaaaataatgtgagttcttatcgcgtgcagttgagttctagagttcctgatactttttagaaatagttctggcatttttacctgaaaaaacgacatttgaaaaaatgatctgccaacttcccgtactagataatttttagcggatcaaaaaaataatgtgagttcttatcgcgtgcagttgagttctagagttcctgctactttttagaaatagttctggtgtttttacctgaaaaaacgacatttgaaaaaatgatctgccaacttcccgtagcagatcatttttagcagatcaaaaaaataatgtgagtacttatcgcgtgcagttgagttctatagttcctgatactttttagaaatagttctggcgtttttacctgaaaaaacgacatttgaaaaaattatctgccaacttcccgtactagataatttttagcggatcaaaaaaaataatgtgagttattatcgcgtgcagttgagttctagagttcctgatactttttagaaatagttctggcgtttttacctgaaaaaacgacatttaaaaaaatgatctgccaacttcccgtactacataatttttagcggatcaaaaaaataatgtgagttcttatcgcgtgcagttgaattctagagttcctgatactttttagaaatagttctggcgtttttacctgaaaaaacgacatttgaaaaaataacttagcagagcatttttagcggatcaaaaaaataatgtgagttcttatcgcgtgcagttgagttctagagtttctgatactttttagaaatagttctggcgtttttacctgaaaaaacgacatttgaaaaaatatcttagcagagcatttttagcagatcaaaaaaataatgtgagttcttatcgcgtgcagttgagttcgagagttcctgatactttttagaaatagttctggcatttttacctgaaaaaacgacatttgaaaaaatgatctgccaacttcccgtactagataatttttagcggatcaaaaaaataatgtgagttcttatcgcgtgcagttgagttctagagttccgatactttttagaaatagttctggtgtttttacctgaaaaaacgacatttgaaaaaatgatctgccaacttcccgtagcagatcatttttagcagatcaaaaaaataatgtgagtacttatcgcgtgcagttgagtactcacattatttttttgatctgctaaaaatgatctgctacgggaagttggcagatcattttttcaaatgtcgttttttcacgtaaaaacaccagaactatttctaaaaagtatcaggaactctagaactcaactgcacgcgataagaaatcacattatttatttgatccgctaaaaatgctctgctaagttattttttcaaatgtcgttttttcaggtaaaaacgccacaactatttctaaaaagtatcaggaactctagaactcaactgcacgcgataagaactcacattatttttttgatccgctaaaaatgctctgctaagttattttttcaaatgtcgttttttcagataaaaacgccagaactatttctaaaaagtatcaggaactctagaactcaactgcacgcgataagaactcacattatttttttgatccgctaaaaatgctcttttaagttattttttcaaatgacgttttttcaggtaaaaacgccagaactatttctaaaaagtatcaggaactctagaactcaactgcacgcgataagaactcacattatttttttgatccgctaaaaatgctctgctacgttattttttcaaatgtcgttttttcaggtaaaaacgccagaactatttctaaaaagtatcaggaactctagaactcaactgcacgcgataagaactcacattatttttttgatctgctaaaaatgctctgctaagatattttttcaaatgtcgttttttcaggtaaaaacgccagaactatttctaaaaagtatcaggaactctagaactcaactgcacgcgataagaactcacattatttttttgatccgctaaaaatgctctgctaagttattttttcaaatgtcgttttttcaggtaaaaacgccagaactatttctaaaaagtatcaggaactctagaactcaactgcacgcgataagaactcacattatttttttgatccgctaaaaattatctagtacgggaagttggcagatcattttttcaaatgtcgttttttcaggtaaaaacgccagaactatttctaaaaagtatcaggaactctagaactcaactgcacgcgataagaactcacattatttttttgatctgctaaaaatgctctgctacgaagttggcagatcattttttcaaatgtcgttttttgaGGTAAAAACgtcagaactatttctaaaaagtatcaggaactctagaactcaactgcacgcgataagaactcacattatttttttgatccgctaaaaatgctctgctaagttattttttcaaatgtcgttttttcaggtaaaaacgccagaactatttctaaaaagtatcaggaactctagaactcaactgcacgcgataagaactcacattatttttttgatctgctaaaaatgctctgctaagatattttttcaaatgtcgttttttcaggtaaaaacgccagaactatttctaaaaagtatcaggaactctagaactcaactgcacgcgataagaactcacattatttttttgatctgctaaaaatgctctgctacgggaagttggcagatcatttttgcaaatgtcgttttttcaggtaaaaacgccagaactatttctaaaaagtatcaggaactctagaactcaactgcacgcgataagaactcacattatttttttgatctgctaaaaatgctctgctaagttcacGGACATAAAAATACCATTAACTACTAAAAACTACTACATAAAGcacacataataaataatttcaaaatttaataatcgtaattttcttcaaaaataaactgaatTATTAATGCACGCAAGAGACTAGCAACCCGCTGCGATAAAAAACCGCCGGCACAAGCCGGGCTGTCGACGGCCTGTGTATAGGCTTATTTAACACATCTTGCACACGTTAACGTTAAGTAAGAATCGTACAAAAAAAGGTCTTTCAAATcgtataaaaagtttatatttttgatgtgtaattttattatgttgtatcCCGCAAaagaaaatttgaaattatttaattttaaaaacttagcATATAAACTGTACTCACTTGGCGTGTTTACATTGCGCCTGCGCACGCCGCTCCTCACTGAGCCGCCGCTCCTGCGCCGCTCGCTCTGTACTCCGCCACGTTGACATTCTGCAATCAATGCTTGCGTTTTAATTTCTATTCAAATTATCTAtactagataatattataaagaggaaaggtttgtatgtatgtatgtatagttttcacgcataaactactggactgattttgatgaaatttggcacagacaatctttggaccctgagaaagaacataggctacattttattgcgaaatatgtaccacgggcgaagccggggcggaccgctagttatgaaataaaatcgatttttattaattcaaattttattagcttatattattttttaatcattacATTACGGAgattcacaatttttttttatatcaaaagcattttaggtgatttaactacataaataacataaaaaaggaaaaattaaaGTCGCAATGTGATTTGCTAGCTAGCCTCGGtgggaaaaaaattcttacTGATCGTACTTACTAACTACATACTTGTAAAGTTAAGTCTATACAAACCAGACAAGCTAGTAATAAAAGGGTATACTAACTTGTGCTGCAGCTGCGCGTGCGCATGTTTCAACTGCGCGTGCTCAGTGCGACGTTGCCGCTCCGCCGCAGCAGCCGCGGCGAGTGCCCGCCTCGCCTCGGCCTCGCTGCTTTTCGCCGCGGACAGTTCCGCGCGAACACGCTTGAGTTCCTCGCTGCATTCGCGCGCTAACTTCTGTGAGGATGTTAGTGTTTTATTCATTGACTGTTTTCGATATTTGTTGTgtgtatctatactaatatcataaagctgaagagtttgtttgtttgaacgcgctaatctcggaaactactggtccgatttgaaaaattctttcggtgttagatagcccatttatcgaggacgTTTATAGGCATCATCACGCTATGACCAACAGGGGTCTGTTaacattaaacatttattacaaatgtaataaatgtttcgttatttaattgcaattagtCATCGGTAACTTTGAAGAGAgaatacagaaataaaaaaaaaattcaaattttatttgatctcATTGAGAGACAAATTATGAAGCGATGCAATGTTAATTTTGCACATACAGACacttacaaaattaaagttttaacatATGACTTGAAGGAGGTTTTTTACTAAtacaaagttaaaaataataaaaatctccCACGTTAACATACCTCTTCGCGATCCCGCCTTTCCTTTTCCTTCTCTCTTTCTTTGTTCTCCCTCTCCTTTTCTCTTTCTCTCTCCTTTTCACGTTCCTTCTCTCTTTCCCTTTCTCTGTTCTCTTTTTCTCTGTCTTTGTTTTCTTTCTCCTTCTCTTTATTACTACTACTATCTCTATTACTCTTTTGACattcttttgtatttatttctaattctTTATCTTTAAGTATATGTTCTTTTGctgtaataaaaaacaaggattatctaatatataaaaatcaatgccacttttcgttgtaattccataactcgagaacggctgaaccgatttcgataattctttttttattatattccttgaagtacgaggatggttcttatgtagagaaaacgttaatatgtaccacgggcgaagccggggcggaccgctagtatattataatatgctgGCTTCGTGTGTTTTATCACATTTTAGAATGCTTTGAaaccataaaacaaaaatattttttttcaattatgtcACAAGAGGTCacttaaaattagttttaatataataataatccatactattattataaatgcgaaagtgacTCTGTGAATCTGTcggttactcaatcacgcctaaactactgaaccaattttcatgaaatttggtatggagatattttgatacccgagaaaggccatgggctactttttatcccgggaaaaggacgcaatcccggaaatcccacgggaacgggacctatgcgggattttcttCGActgcacgggcgaagccgcaggcggaaacctagttgccgataaagaatattatacaaattcttcttctttttttattatggacCAATCTCAATAAAGACGGATTCTACTAGTTATCAGTATTATACAAATCATTAATTATGgtctaattatttttatacatattagtgtaaaaaaaaattataagccaATACTTACACTGTTCTGTGCTCTTATGACTATCAACACTCTCCTTATCCTTAtctctatttctattttttctcTTTTCTTCTCTTACTGTACTAGCCTCTTTCTTttcacattttgtttttgtactacctgaaaatacaattaaaaaattacattttgtaacgatttaccttttttcttttcattatttcatagctaaatatttttgccatagctttaaaatatttagtcaTAATGGAGATTCGATTCATGTTAATTTAGACcttgatttttaaaacatttatgcTTTATTGGCGTACGGCGAAAGACACAAGTTCGACTCCGTCTCCTTTACACTTATATATACTTCCTAGGTACTACACGatccgcctcgtgatcgattttttctattctttaaaaatttatcatatTGTTATAGACCCCTAAGAGAAGAAAATGATTACAGACACATGTATAAGCTACAATAAGTGTGCTTTTgcaccaataatgtgcgagaatatctttgtaaataaccaatgcTATCACTTCAAACGGCAAACTAAACGAAGCGATAGTAT
It encodes the following:
- the LOC123697850 gene encoding macoilin; its protein translation is MKRRNAESGKMRRPIKRTKIPEGMYGNSITYVKFIMSWAIIVVADYMLEFRFEFLYPFWILLRALYDSFKFQGLAFTIIFLCMALTSDMIFFFVIPLQYIYFLAGTYVWVQYVWNIFGERGVCVPTVALCCLIVYTEGALRGRGSPPDVWRPLAAHCIGYPAMTFGFGVKSYVSQRLRQRRQRQVRAENEFYFQLLRDALPESALEQNQQSSKEERVPNGGNTNVGVAGGGGGAGGEFPNEGRLNGSVRRRCKEHNGWHEHAQLHVKLEKLEKHLASRDREKASQNGTAHSHTTNTPQHAHAHTNGCAKGAGAPDDERHDKGSTKTKCEKKEASTVREEKRKNRNRDKDKESVDSHKSTEQSKEHILKDKELEINTKECQKSNRDSSSNKEKEKENKDREKENREREREKEREKEREREKERENKEREKEKERRDREEKLARECSEELKRVRAELSAAKSSEAEARRALAAAAAAERQRRTEHAQLKHAHAQLQHKMSTWRSTERAAQERRLSEERRAQAQCKHANGECESVRCRSRLSAQEAEAAALRRELQRARERADRLQRDLSHAADQVRTLEARQEESDAAGAGAAAAAAAAQAHAWNALQERAAHLERSLSAETRVKLDLLSALGDAKRHMHIQEGLISRQEKEIEELKAQMLAVMPTEFVTPVSGTVSKLRLSDGSPLDPNASVYTPKQLCSDA